Proteins co-encoded in one Sporosarcina sp. FSL K6-1522 genomic window:
- a CDS encoding GGDEF domain-containing protein, with the protein MVNYYSNRSEVVNGQNRVVQGLELMKHAMNQLAMIMVIDVEGNIIDINDNYCATLKYSLRDVYMRDFRTLYVGYHSEEFFGSLERTLRTGEEWTGEICKKAGDGKVHWLKSVIIPVDDEVKSVSRFHIVSVDITEQKNNEQWQYLACHNELTSLPNRRMLDLSIDTYIGRVKQQNQRMAVLFLDINHFKKINDTYGHAIGDLFLKEVASRLSNLSIIQNHVFHLCGDEFIMLLEDVENIEEQVRLILSLFDNTFEIEAYPITASVSIGISMYPDHATDRDALINYADIAMFEAKQSSGNSYQIYQ; encoded by the coding sequence ATGGTCAATTATTATTCAAATAGAAGTGAAGTCGTTAATGGACAAAATAGAGTTGTCCAAGGGTTGGAATTGATGAAACATGCGATGAATCAATTAGCCATGATTATGGTCATAGACGTGGAAGGGAACATCATTGATATCAATGATAACTATTGTGCAACGCTGAAGTATTCCTTAAGGGATGTCTATATGCGAGACTTCCGGACTTTGTATGTGGGCTATCATTCTGAAGAGTTCTTTGGATCACTTGAAAGAACGCTCAGGACAGGGGAGGAATGGACAGGTGAAATCTGTAAAAAGGCTGGAGATGGGAAAGTCCATTGGTTGAAATCGGTCATTATTCCTGTGGATGACGAAGTAAAAAGCGTTTCCCGATTTCATATCGTATCTGTTGATATTACGGAGCAAAAAAATAATGAGCAATGGCAATATCTTGCTTGTCACAATGAATTAACGAGCTTGCCGAATCGTAGAATGTTGGATTTATCGATTGATACCTATATCGGGAGAGTCAAGCAACAGAACCAGAGAATGGCCGTGTTGTTTTTGGATATAAACCACTTTAAAAAGATCAATGATACGTATGGACATGCCATCGGCGATTTGTTTTTAAAAGAAGTCGCTAGTCGTTTGTCCAACTTATCGATCATTCAAAACCATGTTTTCCATCTATGTGGGGATGAATTTATCATGCTTCTCGAAGATGTGGAGAATATTGAAGAACAAGTTCGGCTGATTTTGTCGTTATTTGATAACACTTTCGAGATAGAAGCTTATCCAATTACGGCAAGTGTCAGTATCGGGATTAGTATGTATCCAGATCATGCAACTGATAGAGATGCGTTAATCAATTATGCGGATATTGCCATGTTTGAAGCGAAGCAGAGTAGCGGAAATAGTTATCAAATTTATCAATGA
- a CDS encoding polysaccharide deacetylase family protein produces the protein MERHKGEIVKRSKSRLVILLAMLVILSGCRLFDEKKKAASSGTESVKPTEEIVRYTGEKSNAISSVYTSKKELALTFNGMADQQTMELLLDELDVYEMKATFFLPGVRVAEEPDLANAIVSRGA, from the coding sequence ATGGAGAGACATAAAGGGGAAATCGTGAAAAGGTCAAAAAGCCGGCTAGTCATTTTACTAGCAATGCTTGTCATCCTATCGGGGTGTCGTTTGTTTGACGAGAAAAAGAAAGCCGCAAGCAGCGGGACAGAATCGGTCAAACCTACTGAGGAAATCGTTCGGTATACGGGCGAAAAAAGCAACGCAATTTCATCGGTCTATACGTCAAAGAAAGAGCTAGCACTTACTTTTAACGGCATGGCAGATCAACAAACGATGGAATTGCTGTTGGATGAATTAGATGTGTATGAGATGAAAGCGACGTTTTTTCTTCCAGGCGTCCGGGTAGCAGAGGAACCAGATCTTGCGAATGCAATCGTGTCTAGGGGGGCATGA
- a CDS encoding polysaccharide deacetylase family protein, whose protein sequence is MKKNGVLPRYVRTKSGDYHDDIRLVTAQLGMEAVVSYNINPKDWDMKDAKSIGDYVERYISRGGIVSLNTHLNPEVIASIAYIAKAAEDIGYTFVPLSQLIEGGGERKPLAEIEGFYAVKVNWDYQNEKPILFSNASSTDKTISLTFDDRASDKTTTKVLDILDEYDIKATFFLIGKGMEQNPNLAKAILDAGHEVASGQAP, encoded by the coding sequence TTGAAAAAAAACGGTGTCCTCCCGCGTTACGTCCGCACAAAGTCAGGCGATTATCATGATGACATTCGTTTAGTTACGGCTCAACTCGGAATGGAAGCGGTTGTGAGCTACAACATTAACCCGAAAGATTGGGATATGAAGGACGCCAAAAGCATTGGAGACTATGTGGAAAGGTATATCTCAAGAGGAGGCATTGTGTCGTTAAACACACATCTGAATCCAGAAGTCATTGCATCGATTGCCTATATAGCGAAAGCGGCAGAAGATATTGGCTACACGTTTGTTCCGCTCAGTCAATTGATAGAAGGCGGTGGAGAAAGAAAGCCGTTAGCTGAAATTGAAGGGTTTTATGCAGTCAAAGTAAACTGGGACTATCAAAATGAGAAACCGATTCTGTTCTCTAATGCTTCTAGTACTGACAAAACAATCTCGCTTACTTTTGATGACCGGGCGAGTGATAAAACCACTACAAAAGTATTGGATATTCTAGATGAATACGATATCAAGGCAACTTTTTTCCTTATAGGAAAAGGGATGGAACAGAATCCGAACTTGGCAAAGGCTATTTTGGATGCAGGGCATGAGGTAGCTAGTGGTCAAGCCCCATGA
- a CDS encoding IS3 family transposase codes for MQSHYDEVGGTYGAKQIAGTLKEQNGYVINHKRVACLMREMSLAAKVRKKRSSTKKKQIAASYTYLNLLNRNFNAFFPNHKWVMDVTEITFCDTKIYVSALMDLFNREPIGFQVGFHSDTAMMEATIRQAMEARQLTDLSQVTIHSDQGNVYRSYRYHQLSGELRFIPSMSRKANCYDNTMIECFFSHLKAKFPFLFPMLSVEQLVADLPKYATFYAKKRSQKRLGFLSPSSFLTTYFKSA; via the coding sequence ATTCAATCGCATTATGATGAGGTAGGTGGAACGTATGGAGCAAAACAAATTGCAGGTACGTTAAAAGAACAAAATGGCTATGTGATCAATCATAAACGGGTAGCTTGCTTAATGCGTGAGATGAGTTTAGCTGCAAAAGTGAGAAAGAAAAGATCGTCCACAAAGAAGAAACAAATTGCCGCTAGTTATACATATCTGAACCTTTTAAATCGTAATTTTAATGCATTTTTTCCGAATCACAAATGGGTAATGGATGTCACTGAAATTACATTTTGTGATACAAAAATCTATGTATCTGCTTTAATGGATCTCTTTAATCGAGAACCTATTGGCTTTCAAGTTGGCTTCCATTCTGATACAGCCATGATGGAAGCCACTATTCGCCAGGCAATGGAAGCACGTCAACTAACAGACTTAAGTCAGGTGACCATCCATTCAGATCAAGGGAATGTGTATCGTTCTTATCGCTATCATCAGCTATCAGGAGAATTAAGGTTTATTCCGAGTATGTCGCGTAAAGCAAACTGTTATGATAACACTATGATCGAATGCTTTTTCTCTCACTTAAAAGCTAAATTTCCATTTCTTTTTCCAATGCTTTCCGTGGAGCAGCTAGTGGCAGATTTACCAAAATACGCAACATTTTACGCAAAAAAACGTAGCCAGAAAAGACTTGGTTTTTTATCACCGTCATCTTTTCTAACTACGTATTTTAAAAGTGCTTAG
- a CDS encoding transposase translates to MAYRPRRKRNTYTSPENKIKAIERVLTEQIPTKQVAEEMNVSQTSIQQWVKQYKDFGPTYFRTKDTQKNPMTMVDTEELARLKAIEVAYNEQQIQVEILKKFQTFLKQK, encoded by the coding sequence ATGGCTTACAGACCACGTAGGAAACGAAATACTTATACATCACCTGAGAATAAAATAAAAGCAATAGAGCGTGTCTTAACTGAACAGATCCCCACAAAACAAGTGGCAGAAGAGATGAACGTGAGTCAAACAAGTATTCAACAATGGGTTAAGCAATATAAAGACTTCGGACCCACTTACTTTCGAACAAAAGATACTCAAAAGAACCCTATGACTATGGTGGATACAGAAGAATTAGCTCGTTTAAAAGCTATTGAAGTTGCTTACAACGAACAACAGATTCAGGTGGAAATCTTAAAAAAGTTCCAAACCTTTCTCAAACAGAAGTAA
- a CDS encoding glycosyl hydrolase family 18 protein has protein sequence MFKRNQSSVLNHRKKNRKKVLKTIIQTAVIVVAGMLPLSALVDIKKYNEPDKTQWENQDGFIALSYFGVDRNGTPKRIAKKELDKQLKALHDQGYETISQQDVIDFYGKGKALPEKALFLSFEDGRNDSSIFAHPSLKEYNYKATFLSYANKMGNSDRKFLQPEDMLDMQKGGYWELGTIMEASIKDEVDVDLTVVNDRFTEDGLAVQKDSMLITRLMATPESRRAHIDDIVDTVSTYNFEGVEIDYEKVKDEDWDNICAFYEELYQRLQQGGKPLRIVLGPRMPIEKLTLPEGPTYIMMAYNLYGTHSGPGPKADYAFIAKMGKKMDQLPGEHVMAFATGGFDWPESGKITALTEQEAAQLSMQSVKSPKREQGSGAVYFDYIDSENRKHTVRYADARTLAQWMESAKKAGYYKIALWRMGGFEQATLDFLNR, from the coding sequence ATGTTTAAAAGAAACCAAAGCTCTGTCCTTAATCATCGCAAGAAAAACCGTAAAAAAGTACTGAAAACGATTATCCAAACAGCCGTTATAGTTGTCGCGGGTATGTTACCATTGAGCGCATTGGTAGATATTAAAAAGTATAATGAGCCGGATAAAACGCAATGGGAGAATCAGGATGGCTTTATCGCATTGTCTTATTTTGGGGTTGACCGCAATGGCACGCCAAAGCGAATTGCGAAGAAAGAATTAGATAAGCAATTGAAAGCATTACATGACCAAGGGTATGAGACAATTTCGCAGCAAGATGTCATTGATTTTTATGGGAAGGGAAAAGCGTTACCAGAAAAAGCGCTATTTCTTTCCTTTGAGGATGGACGCAATGATTCCAGCATATTTGCTCATCCAAGTCTCAAGGAATACAATTACAAAGCTACCTTCCTGTCTTATGCCAATAAGATGGGCAATAGTGATCGGAAGTTTTTGCAACCCGAAGATATGCTGGACATGCAAAAAGGTGGCTATTGGGAGTTAGGGACGATCATGGAAGCCTCCATTAAAGACGAAGTCGATGTAGATTTGACGGTTGTGAATGATCGTTTTACTGAAGATGGATTAGCTGTTCAAAAGGATTCGATGTTAATTACCAGACTGATGGCCACGCCTGAAAGTCGCCGTGCGCATATTGATGACATCGTCGACACCGTTTCTACGTATAATTTCGAAGGTGTAGAGATTGATTATGAGAAAGTGAAAGACGAAGATTGGGACAATATCTGTGCTTTTTATGAAGAGTTGTATCAAAGGCTTCAGCAAGGCGGAAAACCGCTACGGATTGTATTAGGGCCGCGAATGCCAATTGAAAAACTGACGCTACCAGAAGGCCCCACTTATATTATGATGGCCTATAATCTGTATGGGACGCATAGTGGACCGGGACCAAAAGCCGATTATGCGTTTATCGCTAAAATGGGCAAGAAAATGGATCAGTTGCCGGGCGAACATGTTATGGCTTTCGCAACGGGTGGATTTGACTGGCCGGAGTCGGGGAAAATCACTGCGTTGACGGAACAAGAGGCGGCACAGCTATCTATGCAAAGTGTGAAATCTCCAAAAAGGGAACAAGGGAGTGGAGCCGTCTATTTTGATTATATAGACAGTGAAAATCGCAAGCATACAGTTCGGTATGC